A genomic window from Caldicellulosiruptor kronotskyensis 2002 includes:
- the greA gene encoding transcription elongation factor GreA: MDTAKYQLSREAYEKYLKELENLKTVKRKEVAEKIKVARSFGDLSENSEYDEAKAEQAALEERIAYLEQLINNAKIIDKDEVSTDFVGIGTNVKIQNLDTGDIFEYSIVGSKEADPLNFKISDESPVGKALMGKKVGDVVEVSVPAGKFRYKILEISK, from the coding sequence ATGGATACAGCAAAATATCAACTTTCTCGTGAAGCATATGAAAAATACTTAAAAGAACTTGAAAATTTAAAGACAGTAAAAAGAAAAGAGGTTGCAGAAAAGATAAAGGTTGCACGTTCGTTTGGAGACCTTTCAGAGAACTCCGAGTATGATGAGGCAAAGGCCGAACAAGCAGCTTTAGAAGAAAGAATTGCGTATTTAGAACAACTCATCAATAATGCTAAGATTATTGATAAAGATGAAGTTTCAACTGATTTTGTTGGAATTGGTACAAACGTAAAAATTCAGAATTTAGATACTGGGGATATATTTGAATATTCAATAGTTGGATCAAAGGAAGCAGACCCTTTAAATTTTAAGATTTCTGATGAGTCACCTGTTGGAAAAGCTTTAATGGGCAAGAAAGTTGGAGATGTTGTTGAGGTGAGTGTACCTGCAGGGAAGTTCAGATATAAGATACTTGAGATATCAAAATAA
- the lysS gene encoding lysine--tRNA ligase — protein sequence MGMQDFEFTQEELNEQIQNRIKKLKELQQNKYNPYEKVKYDPTHYSTDIKENFEVFEGKFVCVAGRMLSKRGHGKASFVDILDTKGKIQIYIKIDEVGEEKYEEFKEYYDIGDIIGVKGEVFKTHKGEISVKAKEIEMLTKCLRPLPEKWHGLKDVDTRYRKRYLDLIVNPQVRDTFIKRSLIIRSIRKFLDDRGFLEVETPVLSPVAGGAAARPFITHHNALDIDLYLRIATELHLKRLIVGGFDKVYELGRVFRNEGISIKHNPEFTTIEIYQAYADYKDMMDLTEKLITTVAQEVLGTLKITYQGQEIDLTPPWQRLTMVEAINKYVGVDFENVTSLDEARKIAKDLGIEVEENWQIGHIINEIFEKKVEDFLVQPTFIMDYPVEVSPLAKRKKDNPQFTERFELFITCREIANAFSELNDPFDQKERFLEQLKERQRGNQEAHMMDEDFIEALEYGMPPTGGLGIGIDRLVMLLTDSYSIRDVLLFPTMRPKD from the coding sequence ATGGGGATGCAGGATTTTGAGTTTACTCAGGAAGAGCTAAACGAGCAGATACAAAACAGAATAAAAAAGCTAAAAGAACTTCAGCAGAATAAATACAATCCATATGAAAAGGTAAAATATGACCCGACACATTATTCTACTGATATTAAAGAGAACTTTGAAGTATTTGAAGGCAAGTTTGTCTGTGTTGCAGGAAGAATGCTTTCAAAAAGAGGTCATGGTAAGGCTTCGTTTGTGGATATTTTAGATACAAAAGGTAAAATCCAGATATATATAAAAATTGATGAAGTTGGAGAAGAAAAGTACGAGGAGTTCAAAGAATATTATGATATTGGAGATATAATAGGGGTAAAGGGAGAGGTTTTCAAGACTCACAAGGGCGAAATTTCGGTAAAGGCGAAAGAGATTGAGATGCTCACCAAGTGTTTGCGACCACTTCCTGAAAAGTGGCATGGGCTCAAGGATGTTGATACAAGATATAGAAAAAGGTATCTTGACCTGATTGTAAATCCTCAGGTTCGGGATACTTTTATCAAAAGAAGTTTAATAATCCGTTCAATACGCAAGTTTTTAGATGACAGGGGATTTTTGGAGGTTGAAACTCCTGTTTTGAGTCCTGTTGCAGGTGGTGCTGCTGCAAGACCTTTTATTACCCATCACAATGCTTTGGACATTGACCTTTACTTGAGAATTGCAACAGAGCTCCACTTAAAAAGACTTATAGTTGGTGGGTTTGATAAGGTATATGAGCTTGGTCGAGTGTTTAGAAATGAAGGTATTTCAATAAAACACAACCCTGAATTTACAACCATTGAGATTTACCAGGCGTATGCTGACTATAAGGACATGATGGATTTAACAGAAAAGCTTATCACAACGGTTGCACAAGAGGTTTTAGGTACATTAAAAATAACATATCAAGGGCAGGAAATTGACCTGACACCGCCATGGCAAAGGCTTACCATGGTTGAAGCAATCAACAAGTATGTTGGCGTAGACTTTGAAAATGTTACTTCTTTGGATGAAGCAAGAAAAATTGCAAAGGACCTTGGGATTGAGGTTGAGGAAAACTGGCAGATAGGTCATATCATAAATGAAATATTTGAAAAGAAAGTTGAAGATTTTCTGGTTCAGCCCACGTTCATAATGGACTATCCGGTTGAGGTTTCACCACTTGCAAAGCGTAAGAAAGACAATCCTCAGTTTACTGAGAGGTTTGAGCTTTTTATTACTTGTAGGGAAATTGCAAATGCATTTTCAGAGCTCAACGACCCGTTTGATCAGAAAGAGAGATTTTTAGAGCAGCTCAAGGAAAGACAGAGAGGTAATCAAGAAGCCCACATGATGGATGAGGACTTTATAGAAGCGCTTGAGTACGGTATGCCACCGACAGGCGGGCTTGGAATAGGAATTGACAGGCTGGTTATGCTTCTAACAGATTCGTATTCAATCAGAGATGTGTTACTTTTCCCAACAATGCGACCGAAGGATTAG